The following coding sequences lie in one Rutidosis leptorrhynchoides isolate AG116_Rl617_1_P2 chromosome 4, CSIRO_AGI_Rlap_v1, whole genome shotgun sequence genomic window:
- the LOC139904376 gene encoding replication protein A 70 kDa DNA-binding subunit A, producing the protein MPLNLTSNGIPAILAGDLNSKPLLQVLDINIISTAPERYRFLLSDSLSSHYAMIATQLNDRVKSNIVRKGSVVQLIEYSCTTIQNRKIIIALNMEIIVPSCEIIGNPKMYAESETVGHNPVSNVIPQRTAVPSTNYSTAKNVNNNTQTFRPTVQPAYQPPPVYKSHGAILKNEAPARTIPIAALNPYQGRWAIKARVTAKGDLRRYNNAKGDGKVFSFDLLDSDGGEIRVTCFNAVVDRFYDTIEVGKVYMISKGSLKPAKKNFNHLNNEWEIFLESSSTIDLCPDEDASSIPQQQFSFRPISEIETVENNSIIDVIGVVMSVEPCMPIMRKNGMETQKRTINLKDESGRSVELTLWGEFCNREGQKLQQLVVSGSSPVLAVKAGKVNDFSGRSIGTVSSTQLFIDPDSPEANNLRHWFDKVGRNIDSQSISRDLPGGLKNDLRKTVSQIKDEGLGRSKTDWVTVKATVTFVKTDNFCYTACPLKVGGDKQCNKKVARSGSSKWQCDRCNQEFEECDYRYLLQCQVQDHTGLTWVTAFQEPGEKILGCPAKDLYMMKYEARDDDGFANVIKSRLFSEVLLKLKINEEPYGEEQRLKITVVKVDYVNYSSNTKFLLDSIPKSASTFKVK; encoded by the exons ATGCCTTTAAATCTGACCTCAAATGGTATTCCGGCGATACTCGCCGGAGACCTCAATTCGAAGCCATTACTTCAGGTATTAGATATTAATATCATCAGTACTGCACCGGAAAGGTACCGTTTCCTGCTTTCCGATTCCCTATCATCTCATTACGCAATGATCGCTACTCAGCTTAATGATCGAGTGAAAAGCAACATCGTTCGTAAAGGATCCGTAGTTCAGCTTATCGAGTACTCTTGCACCACAATTCAAAATCGCAA GATTATTATTGCCCTAAACATGGAAATTATTGTACCGTCATGTGAAATCATTGGGAACCCAAAAATGTATGCTGAATCTGAGACTGTGGGTCACAATCCAGTTTCGAATGTTATCCCTCAGCGCACAGCAGTACCCTCTACTAATTATTCGACTGCCAAAAACGTGAACAACAACACTCAAACCTTTCGGCCAACTGTTCAACCTGCATACCAGCCACCTCCAGTTTACAAAAGCCATGGGGCAATATTGAAAAATGAGGCCCCAGCACGCACCATTCCAATTGCTGCTCTTAACCCTTACCAAGGTAGATGGGCTATCAAGGCAAGAGTTACTGCAAAAGGAGATCTGAGACGCTATAACAATGCAAAAGGAGATGGAAAAGTCTTTTCTTTTGACCTTCTTGACTCGGATGGAGGTGAAATACGCGTGACTTGTTTTAATGCTGTTGTTGACCGCTTCTATGACACAATTGAAGTTGGGAAAGTTTACATGATCTCAAAGGGCAGTTTAAAACCGGCCAAGAAAAATTTCAACCATCTGAACAATGAATGGGAGATCTTCTTGGAGTCTTCTTCCACTATCGATCTTTGCCCAGATGAAGATGCTTCTTCGATACCACAGCAGCAATTTTCTTTCAGACCTATCAGTGAGATTGAGACTGTGGAGAATAATTCAATCATAGATGTGATTGGTGTTGTAATGTCAGTCGAGCCATGTATGCCCATCATGAGAAAGAATGGAATGGAAACTCAAAAAAGGACCATAAACCTAAAAGATGAGTCAGGTAGAAGCGTTGAACTAACTCTTTGGGGTGAATTCTGCAATAGGGAAGGTCAGAAACTTCAACAACTGGTTGTTTCAGGTTCTTCCCCTGTTTTAGCTGTGAAAGCCGGTAAAGTCAACGACTTCAGTGGAAGATCTATCGGGACTGTTTCATCAACTCAACTATTCATAGATCCAGATTCTCCAGAGGCTAATAATCTAAGACACTGGTTTGATAAAGTGGGCAGGAACATTGATTCTCAGTCTATCTCACGAGATTTGCCAGGTGGATTGAAAAATGACTTACGTAAAACCGTGTCTCAGATCAAGGATGAAGGACTCGGGAGATCAAAAACAGATTGGGTCACTGTAAAAGCAACTGTAACTTTTGTTAAAACGGATAATTTCTGTTACACCGCCTGCCCATTGAAAGTCGGAGGAGATAAACAATGCAATAAGAAAGTAGCAAGATCAGGGAGCTCAAAGTGGCAATGTGACCGCTGCaaccaagaatttgaagaatgcGATTACAGATACCTTCTTCAATGTCAAGTCCAAGATCATACTGGATTAACATGGGTCACTGCTTTTCAAGAACCTGGTGAAAAGATCTTGGGCTGCCCTGCAAAAGATTTGTACATGATGAAGTACGAAGCACGTGATGATGATGGGTTTGCAAATGTCATTAAGAGCCGTCTCTTTTCAGAGGTACTTCTGAAGCTGAAAATTAATGAAGAAccatatggcgaagaacaaaggtTGAAAATAACAGTTGTCAAGGTAGACTATGTGAACTACTCTTCTAACACCAAGTTTCTGTTGGATTCAATCCCAAAATCTGCATCCACATTCAAGGTAAAGTAA